A single Atopobiaceae bacterium DNA region contains:
- a CDS encoding ABC transporter permease, with translation MFFRLALGNVRRSLRDYAIYFVTIALGVAVFYAFNTISNQAAFLSDSTNTILEMLSGSMTVLTVFLAMVLGFLMVYANNFLIKRRKRELGLYQMLGMTRGQVSRVISLETLLASVASFAAGILVGVLASQLLVFVTASLFHDSITQFTFMFSPFAFFVTLGCFGMMFVLMLLLNLRTISHVKLVDLMGAEHENEHVRVRSLPVSLAMFAAGVGLIIWAYVRLEASGLPVYGPDQYQPFLITTGIVCAGTFLLFFGLSGALVTFSRMVKSHYYHGLAMFTTRQLSSRITSASASMSVICLVLFLAITSVTGGMSICTLLNQDLEAHTPYDASVTLNYYDEESLQEFEGSDSIARAAATRPADLAQLLASAGLDPSTVSNSHAQVTIYWPTGDAGVSFKTLADESGASLPSIMEGTDTASSYLFLMSQSDYNSLRSAMGEAPVDLGQDGYLITSDIGDEASAFYDKVCASGESLPVNGHSLHPLQSTCVTGTSAVIEIANVGDNSGTIVVPDSVVSGLTPYSTTLNLRYSGSTEDGDAYVQRINDTSSGTQSDTATALSATNDGRLRAYEGAASTGVVSHSYTKTEITKNAYGVTGTIAYMAVYIGFVLVISCAAILAIQQLSDASDSAPRYRTLSELGCSRAAADRSLLAQTLFYFLFPLGLALLHSVVALRSVTKVVSLFGHLDITSAAMSCGVLFLIVYGSYLVVTYLVARGVVSAHIVKARG, from the coding sequence ATGTTCTTTAGGCTCGCGCTGGGCAACGTCCGCAGGAGCCTGCGCGACTATGCCATCTACTTCGTGACCATAGCCCTGGGCGTGGCGGTGTTCTATGCGTTCAACACCATCTCTAACCAGGCGGCCTTCCTCTCGGACAGCACCAACACCATCCTCGAGATGCTCTCGGGCAGCATGACCGTGCTCACGGTCTTCCTCGCGATGGTGCTGGGCTTCCTCATGGTCTACGCCAACAACTTCCTCATCAAGCGCCGCAAGCGCGAGCTCGGCCTCTACCAGATGCTCGGCATGACGCGTGGGCAGGTCTCGCGCGTGATCTCGCTCGAGACCCTGCTGGCGAGCGTGGCGTCGTTCGCCGCCGGGATCCTCGTCGGCGTGCTGGCGAGCCAGCTGCTCGTCTTCGTGACGGCCAGCCTGTTCCACGACTCGATCACACAGTTCACCTTCATGTTCTCGCCGTTCGCCTTCTTCGTGACCCTGGGCTGCTTCGGCATGATGTTCGTCCTCATGCTGCTGCTCAACCTCCGCACCATCAGCCACGTCAAGCTCGTGGACCTCATGGGCGCCGAGCACGAGAACGAGCACGTGCGCGTGCGCAGCCTGCCCGTCTCGCTCGCGATGTTCGCCGCCGGCGTGGGGCTCATCATCTGGGCCTACGTACGCCTCGAGGCCTCGGGGCTCCCCGTCTACGGGCCCGACCAGTACCAGCCCTTCCTCATCACCACCGGCATCGTCTGCGCGGGGACGTTCCTGCTGTTCTTCGGCCTCTCGGGTGCGCTCGTGACCTTCTCGCGCATGGTGAAGTCGCACTACTACCATGGCCTCGCCATGTTCACGACGCGCCAGCTCTCGTCGAGGATCACGTCAGCCTCGGCCTCGATGTCCGTGATCTGCCTCGTCCTGTTCCTCGCCATCACCTCGGTCACGGGCGGCATGAGCATCTGCACGCTGCTGAACCAGGACCTCGAGGCGCACACCCCCTACGACGCCTCCGTCACGCTCAACTACTACGACGAGGAGTCGCTGCAGGAATTCGAGGGTTCCGACTCGATCGCGCGCGCTGCCGCGACCAGGCCCGCCGACCTCGCGCAGCTCCTTGCCAGCGCCGGCCTCGACCCCAGCACCGTCTCGAACTCGCACGCACAGGTGACCATCTATTGGCCGACCGGCGACGCCGGCGTCAGCTTCAAGACCCTGGCTGACGAGAGCGGCGCCTCGCTCCCCTCGATCATGGAGGGCACCGACACCGCCAGCTCGTACCTCTTCCTCATGAGCCAGTCGGACTACAACTCCCTGCGCTCCGCCATGGGAGAGGCACCGGTCGACCTCGGGCAGGACGGCTACCTCATCACCTCCGACATCGGCGACGAGGCCTCGGCCTTCTATGACAAGGTCTGCGCCAGCGGGGAGTCCCTCCCCGTGAACGGCCACTCCCTGCACCCCCTCCAGTCCACCTGCGTCACCGGCACCTCGGCCGTGATCGAGATCGCGAACGTCGGCGACAACTCCGGCACCATCGTGGTACCGGACAGCGTGGTGTCCGGCCTTACGCCCTACAGCACGACACTCAACCTGCGCTACTCAGGCAGCACCGAGGACGGCGACGCCTACGTCCAGAGGATCAACGACACGAGCAGCGGGACGCAGTCCGATACCGCCACGGCCCTGTCGGCGACCAACGACGGGCGCCTCCGCGCCTACGAGGGCGCCGCCTCGACCGGCGTGGTCTCCCACTCCTACACCAAGACCGAGATCACGAAGAACGCCTACGGCGTGACGGGCACCATCGCGTACATGGCCGTCTACATCGGGTTCGTGCTCGTCATATCGTGCGCCGCCATCCTGGCCATCCAGCAGCTCTCGGACGCGTCGGACTCGGCACCGCGCTACCGCACGCTCTCGGAGCTGGGCTGCTCGCGTGCCGCGGCCGACCGGTCGCTGCTGGCCCAGACGTTGTTCTACTTCCTGTTCCCCCTGGGCCTGGCCCTGCTCCACTCCGTCGTGGCCCTGCGCTCCGTCACCAAGGTGGTCTCGCTCTTCGGCCACCTCGACATCACGAGTGCGGCCATGAGCTGCGGTGTGCTGTTCCTGATCGTCTATGGGAGCTACCTCGTGGTCACCTACCTCGTGGCCCGCGGCGTCGTGAGCGCCCACATCGTCAAGGCGAGGGGGTAG
- the argJ gene encoding bifunctional glutamate N-acetyltransferase/amino-acid acetyltransferase ArgJ — translation MTASASMPQIEPILGGGVTSAPGFTAAGIHTGFRRNPSRLDMALVVADEPCPCAGTFTQNPFASAPVQVSRDHVAKGIAKAVVVNSGNANAATGDRGMLVARQTCQLAAAELGCSPDEVLVSSTGVVGVPLKMAPFEAGIPRAHAMASVAGGTYAASAILTTDTFAKEFAVSYVSEAPGYEGTRFTVGGMTKGSGMIMPNMATMIAVVTTDAPFDHETLQHALLRVVDESFNKVIVDADTSPNDTCLLLASGLAASAPIQEGSAAFEEFVAALDRVCEYLARLIAMDGEGSTKLVTVNVGGAVDDADADRAARKVASSTLVKTAIFGHDCNWGRIAVALGTSGAAFDVHDVAIDIMGIPVCRGGMAMSFDEDEALRRFESDEIVIDADLGAGDASCTIWTCDLTYDYVRINGDYRT, via the coding sequence ATGACAGCGTCCGCATCCATGCCTCAGATCGAGCCCATCCTGGGTGGAGGGGTCACCTCGGCCCCGGGATTCACCGCGGCCGGCATCCACACCGGGTTCCGTCGCAACCCGTCACGCCTCGACATGGCCCTCGTCGTCGCTGACGAGCCCTGCCCCTGTGCCGGCACCTTCACACAGAACCCCTTCGCGTCGGCGCCCGTCCAGGTGAGCCGCGACCATGTCGCCAAGGGCATCGCCAAGGCCGTCGTCGTGAACTCGGGCAACGCCAACGCCGCCACCGGCGACCGCGGCATGCTCGTGGCGCGCCAGACCTGCCAGCTCGCCGCCGCAGAGCTGGGGTGCTCGCCCGACGAGGTGCTCGTCTCGTCCACCGGCGTGGTCGGCGTCCCGCTCAAGATGGCCCCCTTCGAGGCCGGCATCCCGCGTGCCCACGCCATGGCATCGGTCGCCGGCGGCACCTACGCCGCGAGCGCCATCCTGACCACCGACACCTTCGCCAAGGAGTTCGCGGTCTCCTATGTGAGCGAGGCCCCCGGCTACGAGGGGACCCGCTTCACCGTGGGCGGCATGACCAAGGGCAGCGGCATGATCATGCCGAACATGGCCACGATGATCGCCGTGGTGACCACCGACGCGCCCTTCGACCACGAGACGCTGCAGCATGCCCTTCTCCGCGTGGTGGACGAGAGCTTCAACAAGGTCATCGTCGATGCCGACACCAGCCCCAACGACACCTGCCTCCTGCTGGCGAGCGGGCTTGCCGCATCCGCACCCATCCAGGAGGGTTCGGCCGCCTTCGAGGAGTTCGTCGCTGCGCTCGACCGCGTCTGCGAGTACCTGGCACGTCTCATCGCCATGGACGGCGAGGGATCGACCAAGCTCGTCACCGTGAACGTCGGCGGCGCCGTCGACGATGCCGACGCCGACCGGGCCGCGCGCAAGGTCGCGAGCTCGACGCTGGTCAAGACCGCCATCTTCGGCCATGACTGCAACTGGGGCCGCATCGCCGTTGCCCTGGGCACGTCAGGTGCCGCCTTTGACGTCCACGACGTCGCCATCGACATCATGGGCATCCCCGTGTGCCGTGGCGGCATGGCGATGAGCTTCGACGAGGACGAGGCCCTGCGACGATTCGAGTCCGACGAGATCGTGATCGACGCGGACCTCGGCGCGGGCGATGCGTCGTGTACCATCTGGACGTGCGACCTCACCTATGACTACGTCCGCATAAACGGCGACTACCGCACGTAG
- a CDS encoding histidine kinase: MSLLTRSDTLRSQATERTLRTASNTFAHMRDGLVPDACHAVCELLLPETKAIAVAMTNTEVVLAYVGDFADEFPVGSPIHTPATREVLQKGRLETFDMIVSTDTGDETIHGRHPKRDVVPAGIVAPLVVSDKTVGTIKFYYSSHIAIDRTQLAIARGFAELLSTQLSAYALDQQAELTAKAEVKALQAQINPHFLFNTLNTIAALTRTDPSRARDLLREFSTFYRQTLENSESRIPLSRELAQTKRYLDLEHARFGDERIQEHEVVAEGCEDVLVPAFVVQPIVENSVRHAMREEGTLHIDVHVAEDAGDILIAVTDDGLGMDERTARSLLDGTARPASGADKGTGIALRNVAERLERFYGPGSGVDIVSKPGEGTSVTLRLAGAALDE; this comes from the coding sequence ATGAGCCTCCTCACGCGGTCTGACACGCTGCGCTCGCAGGCGACCGAGCGTACGCTCCGCACGGCCTCCAACACCTTCGCGCACATGCGCGACGGGCTCGTCCCCGACGCCTGTCACGCGGTCTGCGAGCTCCTCCTGCCCGAGACCAAGGCCATCGCCGTGGCCATGACCAACACCGAGGTGGTCCTTGCCTACGTGGGTGACTTCGCTGACGAGTTCCCGGTGGGCAGCCCCATCCACACGCCCGCCACGCGCGAGGTGCTCCAGAAGGGCAGGCTCGAGACCTTCGACATGATCGTCTCGACCGACACGGGCGACGAGACCATACATGGCCGTCATCCCAAGCGCGACGTGGTGCCGGCTGGCATCGTGGCGCCCCTCGTGGTGTCGGACAAGACGGTCGGGACGATCAAGTTCTACTACTCGAGCCACATCGCCATCGACCGCACGCAGCTCGCCATCGCCCGCGGCTTCGCCGAGCTCCTCTCCACGCAGCTCTCGGCCTATGCCCTGGACCAGCAGGCCGAGCTCACGGCCAAGGCCGAGGTCAAGGCCCTCCAGGCCCAGATCAACCCGCACTTCCTGTTCAACACGTTGAACACCATCGCCGCCCTCACGCGCACCGACCCATCGCGCGCCCGTGACCTGCTGCGCGAGTTCTCCACGTTCTATAGGCAGACCCTCGAGAACTCCGAGAGCCGCATCCCGCTCTCGCGGGAGCTCGCCCAGACGAAGCGCTACCTCGACCTCGAGCATGCCCGCTTCGGTGACGAGCGCATCCAGGAGCACGAGGTCGTGGCCGAGGGCTGCGAGGACGTGCTCGTCCCCGCCTTCGTGGTGCAGCCCATCGTCGAGAACTCCGTGCGCCATGCCATGCGCGAGGAGGGGACGCTCCACATAGACGTGCACGTCGCCGAGGACGCGGGCGACATCCTCATCGCCGTCACCGACGATGGCCTCGGCATGGACGAGAGGACCGCGCGGTCGCTGCTCGACGGTACGGCGCGCCCGGCCTCGGGCGCTGACAAGGGCACGGGGATCGCCCTCAGGAACGTCGCGGAGCGCCTCGAGCGGTTCTACGGTCCTGGCTCGGGCGTCGACATCGTGTCGAAGCCAGGCGAGGGAACGAGCGTGACCCTCAGGCTCGCTGGTGCAGCCCTTGACGAGTGA
- the argB gene encoding acetylglutamate kinase — protein sequence MEYTQDIRTPRYAQERARTLVEALPWLKSAAGKTLVIKYGGAAMVDDELRREVMEDIVLLKYLGVRPLLVHGGGKAVSAAMEAAGIPVEFKDGMRVTTPEAMAIVREVLSGTVNSGLVTSMNVHGALAVGLSGMDANVIMAEPISAELGRVGRVTSVNADYLMRLLDADYIPVLSSIASDGRGGCLNVNADVVAGAVAEAVGAHKLVYITDVDGVYEDFSDKGSLIARMTADEAEALAGTGSLSKGMIPKIDSCVSAIRAGVSRCHIINGTRPHSLLLEMLTDEGIGTMVTSEQDAG from the coding sequence ATGGAGTACACGCAGGACATCCGCACACCCCGCTACGCCCAGGAGCGTGCCCGCACGCTCGTCGAGGCGCTCCCCTGGCTCAAGTCAGCCGCAGGCAAGACGCTCGTCATCAAGTACGGTGGCGCCGCCATGGTCGACGACGAGCTCCGACGCGAGGTCATGGAGGACATCGTCCTCCTCAAGTACCTGGGCGTCCGCCCGCTGCTCGTGCACGGGGGCGGCAAGGCCGTCTCGGCAGCCATGGAGGCGGCTGGCATCCCCGTGGAGTTCAAGGACGGGATGCGCGTCACCACACCCGAGGCCATGGCCATCGTGCGCGAGGTCCTCTCGGGCACCGTCAACTCGGGTCTCGTCACCTCCATGAACGTCCACGGCGCGCTTGCCGTGGGCCTGTCGGGGATGGACGCCAACGTGATCATGGCCGAGCCCATCTCGGCCGAGCTCGGCCGTGTGGGCCGCGTCACCAGCGTGAACGCCGACTACCTCATGCGCCTGCTCGACGCCGACTACATCCCCGTGCTCTCGTCGATCGCCTCCGACGGCCGAGGCGGCTGCCTCAACGTCAACGCAGACGTGGTGGCCGGCGCCGTCGCCGAGGCCGTAGGAGCCCACAAGCTCGTCTATATCACCGATGTCGACGGCGTCTACGAGGACTTCTCGGACAAGGGGAGCCTCATCGCCCGCATGACGGCCGACGAGGCCGAGGCGCTCGCCGGGACGGGATCGCTCTCGAAGGGCATGATCCCCAAGATCGACTCGTGCGTCTCGGCCATCCGCGCCGGCGTCTCGCGCTGCCACATCATCAACGGCACGCGTCCGCACTCGCTCCTGCTCGAGATGCTCACCGACGAGGGCATCGGCACCATGGTGACCTCCGAGCAGGACGCCGGCTAG
- a CDS encoding ABC transporter ATP-binding protein, with protein sequence MSKVLQVSNVEKLYGGGRGSTTQALAGVSFDVEKGDYVAIMGPSGSGKTTLLNCIATIDRPTSGTILIDGADVCRLRSRELAAFRRDQLGFIFQDSNLLDTLTCRENVALPLTIAGAHARSIDPAVEAIAGQLGVADVLEKYPYQVSGGQKQRVAASRAMVSNPTLVLADEPTGALDSKNAKLLLECFDDLNEKLGATILMVTHDSFAASYCRRVLFIRDGKLFTELTRGDMPRRQFFDRIMQVVAMIGGEQEDVL encoded by the coding sequence ATGTCCAAGGTCCTCCAGGTATCCAACGTCGAGAAGCTCTACGGGGGCGGGCGCGGCTCGACCACGCAAGCGCTCGCGGGAGTCTCGTTCGACGTCGAGAAGGGCGACTACGTCGCCATCATGGGGCCATCGGGATCCGGGAAGACGACGCTGCTCAACTGCATCGCCACCATCGACCGCCCCACGTCGGGGACCATCCTCATCGACGGTGCCGACGTGTGCCGCCTGCGCTCGCGCGAGCTCGCGGCGTTCCGTCGCGACCAGCTCGGCTTCATCTTCCAGGACTCCAACCTGCTCGACACGCTCACCTGCCGCGAGAACGTGGCGCTGCCCCTCACCATCGCCGGTGCCCACGCGCGCTCCATAGACCCGGCGGTCGAGGCCATCGCCGGCCAGCTCGGCGTGGCCGACGTGCTCGAGAAGTACCCCTACCAGGTCTCGGGCGGCCAGAAGCAGCGCGTGGCCGCGAGCCGCGCCATGGTGAGCAACCCCACGCTGGTGCTGGCCGACGAGCCCACCGGCGCCCTCGACTCCAAGAACGCCAAGCTCCTGCTCGAGTGCTTCGACGACCTCAACGAGAAGCTCGGCGCGACCATCCTCATGGTCACCCACGACTCCTTCGCGGCAAGCTACTGCCGCCGGGTCCTGTTCATCCGCGACGGCAAGCTCTTCACCGAGCTTACCCGCGGCGACATGCCACGACGCCAGTTCTTCGACCGCATCATGCAGGTCGTCGCCATGATCGGCGGTGAGCAGGAGGATGTTCTTTAG
- a CDS encoding aminotransferase class III-fold pyridoxal phosphate-dependent enzyme, translating into MALAQEKDLDEKYVMHTFGRFDVEFVGGHGMTLVDEDGTEYTDFLAGIGVCCLGHGNPVVLDALKGQADKLVHCSNYFYIEHRGEVARRLSELGDEGATGAEATGWKTFFANSGAEANECAMKLARLRAHRAGSTANTIVCLRGGFHGRTLETVAATMQARLQDDFQPLPIGFVAVDPNDVAQLEAVMADPALGVVAVMLEPIQGESGVHPLTTEYLKAVRRLTSEHDALMIADEVQTGVFRSGHPFAFQLAGITPDIFTVAKGIAGGVPMGACIARADIADTYHPGDHGSTFGGSNLACATADAVLAELDEGTFCGTGYREHVTSVGAYLQRRLAELPHVSDVRGAGLMVGADLVDAPDAHEVVRRALADEHLVLNATGDHTLRFLPPLVCEESHVDALVEGLSHILG; encoded by the coding sequence ATGGCATTGGCACAGGAGAAGGACCTCGACGAGAAGTACGTCATGCACACGTTCGGTCGGTTCGACGTCGAGTTCGTGGGCGGTCATGGCATGACGCTCGTGGACGAGGACGGCACCGAGTACACCGACTTCCTCGCCGGCATCGGCGTCTGCTGCCTGGGGCATGGCAACCCCGTGGTCCTCGACGCCCTCAAGGGGCAGGCCGACAAGCTCGTGCACTGCTCGAACTACTTCTACATCGAGCACCGCGGCGAGGTCGCGCGCCGACTCTCCGAGCTGGGTGACGAGGGAGCCACCGGTGCCGAGGCCACCGGCTGGAAGACGTTCTTCGCCAACTCCGGCGCCGAGGCCAACGAGTGCGCCATGAAGCTCGCGCGGCTGCGCGCGCACCGTGCCGGCAGCACCGCCAACACCATCGTGTGCCTGCGTGGGGGATTCCACGGCCGCACGCTCGAGACCGTCGCCGCCACCATGCAGGCCCGCCTGCAGGACGACTTCCAGCCCCTGCCCATCGGCTTCGTGGCGGTCGACCCCAACGACGTCGCACAGCTCGAGGCCGTCATGGCCGACCCGGCCCTCGGCGTGGTCGCCGTCATGCTCGAGCCGATCCAGGGCGAGAGTGGCGTCCACCCGCTCACGACCGAGTACCTCAAGGCCGTGCGCCGCCTCACCAGCGAGCACGATGCCCTCATGATCGCGGACGAGGTCCAGACCGGCGTCTTCCGCTCGGGCCATCCCTTCGCCTTCCAGCTTGCCGGCATCACGCCCGACATCTTCACCGTGGCCAAGGGCATCGCCGGCGGCGTGCCCATGGGGGCCTGCATCGCGCGCGCCGACATCGCCGACACCTACCATCCCGGCGACCACGGCTCGACCTTCGGCGGGTCGAACCTCGCCTGCGCCACCGCGGACGCCGTCCTGGCCGAGCTCGACGAGGGCACCTTCTGCGGCACGGGATACCGCGAGCACGTCACCTCCGTGGGAGCCTACCTGCAGAGGAGGCTCGCCGAGCTCCCACACGTGAGCGACGTGCGCGGAGCTGGCCTCATGGTGGGCGCGGACCTCGTCGACGCCCCCGACGCGCACGAGGTCGTGCGGCGCGCCCTTGCCGACGAGCACCTGGTCCTCAACGCGACCGGCGACCACACGCTACGCTTCCTGCCGCCCCTGGTCTGCGAGGAGTCCCATGTGGACGCCCTCGTCGAGGGCCTCTCGCACATCCTGGGCTAG
- a CDS encoding ABC transporter permease encodes MPLTLRLAHGNVRRSIGDYAVYFATLAFGAALLYSFTSAGTFLETLDLTDLQRSVLTADSLNTILQVFSLLVVIIFASIVVSANRFLVRRRKREFALYGLLGMRAGQVSRILALECLMVGAVSLAVGIAAGVLLSPVFGLITAAVFEVPWRFALVVSPSALGWTVGCFVGMTVLSTIVNVVDIRRRPLLDLVNADKAGERDHVTGPVRTTLTLLVGLACIGAVWFVCTTLPDAFFMAILPICLLAYFGTKAVMRAGASIAGAALRRSRTLYLRGLRCFVSRQLEGRVVSSCSTLTSVCVLVALGVCLVAGGFAFVAGAHGQVDFSMLGDPTVTAEQAADDIANLRQMLALFAFISLFYGVTFMVSAAAMLALQQLSQTEDSHASYLMLDEIGCDRHMLAGAVRRQVGAYFAVPLAMALVHDVFGMRFVAYLTGAFGVSGAVPVMPVVLLTVAVMGAYYLITCRQCVRGVATACAAGR; translated from the coding sequence ATGCCACTCACGCTCAGGCTGGCCCACGGCAACGTGCGTCGCAGCATCGGCGACTACGCCGTCTACTTCGCGACCCTCGCCTTCGGTGCGGCACTGCTCTACTCGTTCACGTCGGCTGGCACCTTCCTGGAGACCCTCGACCTCACCGACCTGCAGAGGTCGGTCCTGACCGCGGACTCGCTCAACACCATCCTCCAGGTGTTCTCGCTCCTGGTGGTCATCATCTTCGCGAGCATCGTGGTCTCGGCCAACCGCTTCCTGGTGCGCCGCCGCAAGCGGGAGTTCGCGCTCTACGGCCTCCTGGGCATGCGCGCCGGCCAGGTCTCGCGCATCCTCGCCCTCGAGTGCCTCATGGTGGGTGCCGTCTCGCTCGCGGTGGGAATCGCCGCAGGCGTGCTCCTCTCGCCGGTCTTCGGCCTCATCACGGCCGCCGTCTTCGAGGTGCCCTGGAGGTTCGCGCTCGTCGTCTCGCCCTCGGCCCTCGGCTGGACCGTGGGATGCTTCGTGGGCATGACGGTCCTGTCGACCATCGTCAACGTGGTCGACATCAGGCGTCGCCCCCTGCTCGACCTCGTGAACGCCGACAAGGCCGGCGAGAGGGACCACGTCACCGGACCCGTGCGCACCACGCTGACCCTCCTCGTCGGCCTTGCCTGCATAGGTGCGGTCTGGTTCGTCTGCACGACCCTCCCTGACGCCTTCTTCATGGCCATACTCCCCATCTGCCTGCTTGCCTACTTCGGCACGAAGGCCGTCATGCGGGCTGGTGCCTCGATCGCTGGCGCCGCCCTGCGCAGGAGCCGCACGCTCTACCTCCGCGGCCTCCGTTGCTTCGTAAGCCGCCAGCTCGAGGGCAGGGTCGTGAGCTCGTGCTCCACGCTCACGTCGGTCTGCGTGCTCGTGGCCCTGGGCGTGTGCCTGGTCGCCGGCGGCTTCGCCTTCGTGGCAGGGGCCCATGGCCAGGTCGACTTCTCGATGCTGGGCGACCCGACCGTCACGGCCGAGCAGGCGGCAGACGACATCGCCAACCTCAGGCAGATGCTCGCCCTGTTCGCGTTCATCTCGTTGTTCTATGGGGTGACCTTCATGGTCTCGGCCGCGGCGATGCTTGCCCTCCAGCAGCTCTCGCAGACCGAGGACTCGCATGCGAGCTACCTCATGCTCGACGAGATCGGCTGCGATCGCCACATGCTGGCCGGCGCGGTCCGGCGCCAGGTCGGTGCCTACTTCGCCGTCCCTCTCGCCATGGCGCTCGTGCACGACGTCTTCGGCATGCGGTTCGTGGCCTACCTCACCGGAGCCTTCGGGGTGTCTGGCGCCGTCCCGGTCATGCCCGTGGTCCTGCTGACCGTCGCCGTGATGGGCGCCTACTACCTCATCACCTGCCGACAGTGCGTGCGTGGGGTCGCCACGGCCTGCGCGGCAGGACGCTAG
- a CDS encoding YfcE family phosphodiesterase, whose amino-acid sequence MAADASPRMTRVDVISDTHGNLSKELLAQLAGADVIVHAGDITSRADYETLRGIAPTHLCLGNNDWGYDYGPEVKKVVRFYVDDLLFCVAHYHESIVGQEFDVGVCGHTHDPFVRRHRGGTYVMNPGSTTFPRGEMGPTMGRIIIVGGKVRTATIVPLDPDWATRERHGWF is encoded by the coding sequence ATGGCCGCGGATGCCAGCCCTCGCATGACGCGGGTCGACGTCATCTCGGACACCCATGGCAACCTCTCGAAGGAGCTGCTCGCGCAGCTTGCCGGTGCCGACGTCATCGTGCACGCCGGTGACATCACGAGCCGTGCCGACTACGAGACGCTCCGTGGCATCGCCCCGACCCACCTGTGCCTCGGCAACAACGACTGGGGTTACGACTACGGCCCGGAGGTCAAGAAGGTCGTACGCTTCTACGTGGACGACCTGCTGTTCTGCGTCGCCCATTACCATGAGTCGATTGTCGGGCAGGAGTTCGACGTGGGGGTGTGCGGCCACACCCATGACCCGTTCGTGCGCAGGCATCGCGGCGGCACCTATGTCATGAACCCGGGGAGCACGACCTTCCCACGTGGCGAGATGGGCCCCACCATGGGACGCATCATCATCGTGGGCGGCAAGGTCAGGACGGCAACGATCGTCCCTCTCGACCCAGACTGGGCCACCAGGGAGCGCCACGGCTGGTTCTAG
- a CDS encoding LytTR family DNA-binding domain-containing protein, with translation MLHAMIVDDEAPARSELRYLLEETGRVDGAITEASSAREAVEKLMDARPDVLFLDVSMPKTSGMQLAEALHKLKNPPAVVFVTAYSEYALEAFNVDAVDYLMKPVETDRLNTCLDKVQARTAPTSQPSSSVERIPVEKSGRKVLVPIDQIRYIEAKDDYSCIYTDTDRYLSTISLAQLESKLSPHGFFRVHRGYIVNLQYVEEAEVISSGILQLGLNGIEGKKISVSRRRVVQLKRALGL, from the coding sequence ATGCTGCATGCCATGATCGTCGACGACGAGGCCCCCGCGCGCTCGGAGCTGCGCTACCTCCTGGAGGAGACGGGCAGGGTCGACGGCGCGATCACCGAGGCCTCGAGTGCGCGTGAGGCTGTCGAGAAGCTCATGGACGCCCGTCCTGACGTGCTCTTCCTCGACGTCTCCATGCCCAAGACGAGCGGCATGCAGCTGGCAGAGGCCCTCCACAAGCTCAAGAACCCCCCGGCCGTGGTCTTCGTGACCGCCTATAGCGAGTACGCCCTCGAGGCGTTCAACGTGGACGCGGTCGACTACCTCATGAAGCCGGTCGAGACGGACCGCCTCAACACCTGCCTCGACAAGGTCCAGGCCAGGACGGCACCGACCTCCCAGCCCAGCTCCTCGGTCGAGCGCATTCCGGTCGAGAAGAGCGGCCGCAAGGTGCTCGTCCCCATAGACCAGATCCGCTACATCGAGGCCAAGGACGACTACTCCTGCATCTATACCGACACGGACCGGTACCTCTCGACGATCTCGCTCGCCCAGCTCGAGAGCAAGCTCTCGCCGCACGGCTTCTTCCGCGTGCATCGTGGCTACATCGTGAACCTCCAGTATGTCGAGGAGGCCGAGGTCATCTCGAGCGGGATCCTGCAACTGGGCCTGAATGGCATCGAGGGCAAGAAGATCTCGGTCTCGAGGCGCCGTGTGGTGCAGCTCAAGCGGGCGCTGGGACTCTAG